From a single Chlorocebus sabaeus isolate Y175 chromosome X, mChlSab1.0.hap1, whole genome shotgun sequence genomic region:
- the SPANXN4 gene encoding sperm protein associated with the nucleus on the X chromosome N4 translates to MEEPTSSTKENEMKSPCESNNRKVDKKKKHLDRASAPEQSLKETVKAKYPTLVFYYRKNKKRNSNQLENKEPTENSTDPIKEKGDLNISAGSPQECGEN, encoded by the exons ATGGAAGAGCCAACTTCAAGCAccaaagagaatgaaatgaaaagccCCTGTGAATCCAACAACAGAAAAGTTGACAAG aAGAAGAAGCATCTGGACAGAGCCTCAGCCCCTGAACAGAGTTTGAAAGAGACAGTAAAAGCAAAATATCCAACATTAGTGTTTTACTACaggaagaataagaaaagaaattcaaatcaacTGGAGAATAAAGAGCCCACCGAGAACTCCACTGATCCAATCAAAGAGAAAGGAGACCTAAACATATCTGCAGGATCTCCACAGGAGTGTGGGGAGAATTAG